The following proteins are co-located in the Symphalangus syndactylus isolate Jambi chromosome 21, NHGRI_mSymSyn1-v2.1_pri, whole genome shotgun sequence genome:
- the LOC134735441 gene encoding uncharacterized protein has translation MLRCVGGPAPCASLASLGIQPEGLRPRQELQPGVWTLLCLAAHLQRVNAVFFHCRLSTRPEVASIEPLGLDEQQCSQKAVVQACLTQPAPPTSIIFAEDITTGQVLHCDATVDLIHDIQIVSTTHKLNLEDSPLELKIQALDSEGPLEGSFSQGGEVAAGGGAEEAEPICEVGPKPSVESSHGHCRCSGAPVAGPVCSELWWTLEPDPAGSPPWLPKLGLVLPFDVPQLFSGPYPGVELPNTQSTSSSGSESKTSLALQSFQKTSVASSSTQSNSSSGGDPEMSLAQQAFQYQPVAFFSTKSTSSSGGDPEMSLIQQQPPQDASVIQAGQPKAVIMAIANKFHIERDLNLEIIILDEDGNITIADFSFCTIFHEEQKLIALCGTYPFSTFFLPLKCTHSIQQKSPFLASASASLQRKPESFNQAPQCDPVASLSTQSTSSSSRDPEISLAQQVPQHDPMASPSTQSTCAVVESQKCPWLNKPLSMTLWPPPPPRATAAVVESQKRPWLNQLPSITLWAFLPSRAPAAVVQNQKPPWLSNPCSMTLWPPSLSSAPAAVVEGQKPSWLTKPPSMTLWPPPPPRAPAAVAVMQKHPWLSKPSP, from the exons ATGCTCAGGTGTGTTGGAGGGCCAGCCCCCTGTGCCAGCCTGGCCTCACTCGGCATCCAGCCAGAAG GACTGCGCCCTAGACAGGAGCTACAGCCTGGTGTGTGGACCCTGCTGTGCCTTGCAGCTCACCTCCAGAGAGTAAATGCTGTCTTCTTCCACTGCAGGTTGTCCACCCGGCCGGAGGTGGCCAGCATCGAGCCTCTGGGCCTGGACGAGCAGCAGTGCTCCCAGAAGGCAGTGGTGCAGGCCTGCCTGACCCAGCCTGCCCCCCCCACCAGCATCATCTTCGCAGAGGACATCA CCACAGGCCAGGTCCTGCACTGTGACGCCACCGTGGACCTCATCCATGACATCCAGATCGTCTCCACCACCCACAAGCTCAACCTGGAGGACTCCCCCCTGGAGCTGAAGATCCAGGCCCTGGACTCCGAGG GTCCCCTGGAGGGCAGCTTCAGTCAGGGAGGTGAAGTTGCTGCTGGCGGAGGTGCTGAAGAGGCAGAACCCATCTGCGAGGTGGGCCCCAAGCCCTCGGTAGAATCGAGCCATGGTCACTGCCGGTGCTCAGGGGCCCCTGTAGCAGGGCCTGTGTGCTCAGAGCTGTGGTGGACCCTGGAGCCAGACCCTGCTG ggagccctcCTTGGCTGCCCAAGTTGGGACTTGTTCTTCCCTTCGATGTCCCTCAGCTCTTCAGTGGCCCCTACCCTGGG GTTGAATTGCCTAACACCCAGAGCACCAGCAGCAGTGGTTCAGAATCAAAAACCTCCCTGGCTCTCCAATCCTT CCAGAAAACTTCTGTGGCCTCCTCCTCCACCCAGAGCAACAGCAGCAGTGGCGGAGACCCAGAAATGTCCCTGGCTCAACAAGCCTTCCAGTATCAGCCTGTGGCTTTCTTCTCCACCAAGAGCACCAGTAGCAGTGGCGGAGACCCAGAAATGTCCCTGATACAGCAACAACCACCCCAGGATGCCAGCGTCATTCAAGCTGGGCAGCCTAAGGCTGTGAT TATGGCCATAGCAAATAAATTTCACATAGAGAGAGACCTGAACCTGGAAATCATCATCCTTGATGAGGATGGTAACATTACGATCGCGGACTTCAGCTTCTGTACCATATTCCATGAGGAACAGAAGCTGATAGCCCTTTGTGGCACCTACCCCT TTTCCACCTTTTTTCTCCCACTGAAGTGCACTCATAGCATTCAGCAGAAGAGCCCCTTTCTGGCCAGTGCATCTGCCAGCCTGCAGAGGAAGCCAGAGAGCTTCAATCAAGCCCCCCAGTGTGATCCTGTGGCCTCTCTCTCCACCCAGAGCACCAGCAGCAGTAGTAGAGACCCAGAAATATCCCTGGCTCAACAAGTCCCCCAGCATGACCCCATGGCCTCCCCTTCCACCCAGAGTACCTGCGCAGTGGTGGAGTCCCAGAAATGTCCCTGGCTCAACAAACCCTTAAGCATGACCCTGTGGCCTCCCCCTCCACCCAGAGCAACAGCAGCGGTGGTGGAGTCCCAGAAACGTCCCTGGCTCAACCAGCTCCCTAGCATAACCCTGTGGGCTTTCCTTCCATCCAGAGCACCCGCAGCAGTGGTTCAGAATCAAAAACCTCCCTGGCTCTCCAATCCTTGTAGTATGACACTCTGGCCTCCTTCTCTATCCAGTGCACCAGCAGCAGTGGTGGAGGGCCAGAAACCTTCCTGGCTCACCAAGCCTCCCAGCATGACCCTGTGGCCTCCTCCTCCACCCAGAGCACCAGCAGCAGTGGCGGTGATGCAGAAACATCCTTGGCTCAGCAAGCCTTCCCCGTGA